The following DNA comes from Cucumis sativus cultivar 9930 chromosome 7, Cucumber_9930_V3, whole genome shotgun sequence.
AACCCAGGAGCGTTGCACTCTACTCGTGATGCTTCTAAAGTTTTCTACACTTTCTTATAACTGAAATTTGAGATGAGGATTTAAGGGAAAATCTCAGAGATGCTACTCAAGTTTAAAATAACACGTGTTTTAAAACTTTCACTACACTTAAAATTCAATCACAACATCCAACTCTCACattcaaataaacaacaaatatttagCAATAGCTTTCAGAAAACGTATAAAATCTTAATGAAATCTTgtggaaattaaaattaccatGTGGTCCATACAGAATAATACCTTGTAATTATCAACAAGACGAGTAAGCATCAAGATTGCAGGGCATTTATACTGAAATACCATCTCCCAGAAATCCTCGTAAGTGTGTGGTAACGGACCTTGAGTGGCAATAAACTTAGAAAGGCTTTTTGAGGAGGAAGTCTGCATATTAAGAGTCATTACCAATGTTCAAATAGGCTGGGAAGGAAACCCAAAAGGGATACttgtaccaaaatattatccAAGTAGAAGCATATCAATTATTGTACTTGgccaaacaagaaaataaagaaaaattattgtacGTACCGAAATAAAGCTAGCATTGATATAACCCCTTGCAGAAGGTCTGTAATCCTTACATGAGTCAAGTACAACTCTAGTCTCATCAACTGAAATTATTTAGACAATATTCCAGCAATCAATTTGGATTAATTACAAAAGCAAAACTTCTAGTTTCCAAATAGAAAATTcagtataacaaaaaattctaGCATGGAGGTTTGAAAGCTAGCTCCAAACATACAGGGTAATACATCCATGTAACGATTTTTATATACGTTGACTTTGTCAAGTGCCACAGAGCATCTTCTCCCCATACCAGATGCAGTTATTCTCTTGGCCTGAATCAACGATGACACAACAGTGTATGAGAATTAGAACATAGAAAAAATGATCTGCCAACATTCAAGACATTGATCAACTTAGAAACGGTAATATAAAATCCTAATTACTAACACAAGAGATCGAAACGACTAGAGATGAACATGGAGacacattctttttttttttttaatcttaggACATAAGACATGACattgacatttttattaaaatataccGTTTCAAAATGTATATCAATTTTACATAggaatgaaattcaaaattaataataagtttaTATACTGCATGCTTAACCAAGCGAGAGATATATTTTGCACttaaaacttattattttcatGGTATATTGCTATTTCTTCCATTGATCATGTCTCATAAGTATTTCATGCTTGCAGAACCAGGGCCTGACACATGTCTATACTTCTACGTGTCTATAAATTGTTGAACTGTCAAGTGTCCAACATGTGTTGGACGTGGACACGTTACTCAAACAAAACGTACATGCTTCCCAGGCAAAATCCAAGACATTGATACACAGCATTGATCAATCCATAAAATCTATTTATTCTATTCCACAATACTAGAACCTCATTTAGAAACTTCCCGAGCAAAgcttaaaaattcaattagcAAGAAAGTAGAATGAATAGAGAAATTCAGGAATACCATTATGTAAACCTGAATACAAACATCCATCATTTTCCAACTTCTTACAAAGAGAAATAAGCAAAATCCAGATCGATCTCCCTGTATTTGTCAAGTTTTAGGGAGAAGATGTACAAATATaggataaaaaagaaaaggcgaACCTGCAATCGTGCGAACTCCTGGTTGATGACATCAGGCTTCTGGAGCTTGTCCGTGAAGGCCTCAAGAGCTTGGGAACAAAGCTTAATCTGATGGGGTGTGAGAAGAAGTGTAGGGGGAGAATCGggggagaaaataaaagggttGGAGGAGGATGAGGAGGTGGATGACGGGTTAGCGGCGGCGGCGGCCATGGGAGGCCGGCGATGACGGCTCCGGGAACGTGTGGAAGTGAGATTCCCCAGCGGTCTGATTTGTAAGGCGGAAGAGGAATGAAGGATGGAGGAAGAGAATGTAAGTTTGGTAATGGTTCTGAATCCCATGAATTGGATTTCGCTGGGGATTTGAATCGGTGAGTGCGCTTTGCTTTATCATtacatttaggacaaattaactaggaaaagtctatattaccctttagttataaaaaaaaaacctaaaaaacaatttatggaatttcttcttcttcttcctccattttctcacttccagaaagaatatttcatttttctctctttctatccgtattccatttttcctcattttcacaaaacctttgatttcctttttcttcctttctcatttttcattcacaaaactacaaaaacaatGGTAGTTCCGGTGATTTCATTGTGGAACATGACTTGGGACTCGTGATCTTGCTGCGAAAATTGGATTCCGACGAGGAGGggtaacaatttgattttgaaaataatagtaaaagttttgaaatgtgcaagataggtgcgagatgtgtacgagataggtgcgagatgtgtacgagataggtgcgagatgtgtacgagataggtgcgagatgtgtacgagataggtgcgagatgtgTACGAGATACGTGCATTCAACCATTCAATGAAAATGCACAACAACAAAAGCAATCCGATCAAAACAATTCCTAAACAAAAAGTGCgtggttataaaaaaaaaactgagaaAGGAGAATCTTGCACGCCGCATCTTCGACGGAGAATCTTGCACGACGCGTACAAACTGACCACCAATGGATGCCTGAACGATTGACAACGATAAATGAGATGCGACAGCGACTGAGAAAGGAGAAGAGTTGAAGTCGGGTTGCCCTTTGTCTCTAGTAGAAGAGAAAGTgagggagaaggagaaagCCGCAAGAAGAGAACGTGagggagaaggaaaaggagaaaatgacac
Coding sequences within:
- the LOC101220033 gene encoding protein-tyrosine-phosphatase PTP1; the protein is MGFRTITKLTFSSSILHSSSALQIRPLGNLTSTRSRSRHRRPPMAAAAANPSSTSSSSSNPFIFSPDSPPTLLLTPHQIKLCSQALEAFTDKLQKPDVINQEFARLQAKRITASGMGRRCSVALDKVNVYKNRYMDVLPFDETRVVLDSCKDYRPSARGYINASFISTSSSKSLSKFIATQGPLPHTYEDFWEMVFQYKCPAILMLTRLVDNYKIDKCGDYFQAEDGPRDFGNLIVVSKWIKSSNSSLILRHLEVIHKESEESVAVLHIQYPQWSDHGVPNDTLAVREMLKRLYHLPPDLGPIVVHCSAGIGRTGTYCAIHNTIQRILIGDMSALDLVSTISSFRSQRIGMVQTLDQYFFCYRTIVDELEDLIAVPQ